Proteins from a genomic interval of Quercus lobata isolate SW786 chromosome 11, ValleyOak3.0 Primary Assembly, whole genome shotgun sequence:
- the LOC115969250 gene encoding ABC transporter G family member 11-like has product MASLIHSTFQPNTNPEINTAILEMETINRLPSKNKVVRTQLEDGVFLTWQDLCVTVSNKKSGTKSILQGLYGYARPGELLAIMGPSGCGKSTLLDTLAGRLGSNIGQRGEILVNGRKKALAYGTSAYVTQDDTLMMTLTVREAVYYSAQLQLPNSMSKSEKKERAETTIKEMGLQDAVDTRIGGWGVKGLSGGQKRRVSICIEIITRPKLLFLDEPTSGLDSAASYYVMSRIAGLGQRDGIGRTIIASIHQPSSEVFQLFHNLCLLSSGRTVYFGPASAASEFFTLSGFPCPTHQNPSDHFLKTINKDFQQDVEQGLAGAISTEEAIEILLSSYKSSERYKQVRKQVAEIYKQDHGELETKRSHASFLTQCSVLTRRSFVNMYRDLGYYWLRLAIYMALGLGLGTVYHNIGHSYDSIQARGALLSFIASFLTFMAIGGFPSFVEDMKVFERERLNGHYGAAAFVISNTLSAVPYLILVSVIPGAIAYYLPELRKGHEYFLYFALVLFACMMLVESLMMVVASIVPNYLMGIITGAGIQGLMILVGGFFRLPNDLPKPLWKYPLHEIAFHKYAYQGMFKNEFEGEVYPNNKAGGPPIITGEEILRDLWQAEMGYSKWGDLAVLLGMIAFYRLMFLGIIKANEKVKPMIKAFISMPPKQNTQVTVNPSSTPLHREMI; this is encoded by the exons ATGGCCTCTCTCATTCACTCAACTTTCCAACctaacacaaacccagaaatcaaTACTGCAATACTAGAAATGGAAACCATTAATCGATTGCCAAGCAAAAACAAGGTGGTTCGGACTCAACTGGAGGATGGTGTTTTCTTGACATGGCAGGATCTGTGTGTGACAGTATCCAATAAAAAAAGTGGCACCAAATCGATCCTTCAGGGCCTATATGGTTATGCTCGGCCCGGGGAGCTTCTGGCTATAATGGGTCCTTCTGGTTGTGGCAAGTCTACACTTCTTGATACATTAGCAG GGAGGTTGGGTTCAAACATAGGACAAAGAGGAGAGATTCTGGTTAATGGTCGTAAAAAGGCCCTTGCTTACGGAACATCG GCATATGTAACACAAGATGATACATTAATGATGACTTTAACTGTCAGAGAAGCCGTGTATTACTCAGCTCAGCTGCAATTACCCAACTCCATGTCAAAATCAGAGAAGAAGGAGAGAGctgaaacaacaataaaagagaTGGGCTTGCAAGATGCAGTGGACACAAGAATTGGGGGATGGGGAGTCAAAGGCCTTAGTGGTGGGCAAAAGAGGAGAGTTAGCATTTGTATAGAGATCATAACACGCCCCAAGCTTCTCTTCCTTGATGAACCAACAAGTGGGCTTGATAGTGCAGCATCATATTATGTAATGAGCAGAATTGCAGGCTTAGGCCAAAGAGATGGGATTGGAAGGACCATTATTGCATCAATTCATCAACCCAGCAGTGAAGTCTTTCAGCTCTTCCACAATCTTTGTCTCTTGTCTTCAGGTAGAACTGTATATTTTGGTCCTGCTTCTGCAGCTAGTGAg TTTTTCACTTTAAGTGGTTTCCCTTGTCCCACTCACCAAAATCCATCTGATCACTTCCTTAAAACCATAAACAAGGATTTCCAACAG GACGTTGAACAAGGTTTAGCTGGAGCAATATCGACAGAGGAAGCAATTGAGATACTTCTAAGCTCGTATAAATCATCAGAGAGGTACAAGCAAGTACGGAAACAAGTAGCTGAAATATATAAACAG GACCATGGAGAATTGGAGACGAAGAGAAGCCACGCTAGCTTTCTTACTCAATGCTCTGTTCTAACGAGAAGATCTTTTGTGAACATGTATCGTGACCTAGGCTACTATTGGTTGCGCCTAGCAATTTATATGGCATTAGGTCTAGGCCTTGGTACCGTGTATCACAATATTGGGCATAGTTATGATTCAATTCAG GCTAGAGGTGCATTGCTTTCATTTATAGCTTCATTCCTAACGTTCATGGCCATTGGTGGATTTCCTTCTTTTGTGGAGGACATGAAG GTATTTGAACGAGAAAGATTAAATGGGCATTATGGTGCTGCTGCATTTGTTATTAGCAACACACTCTCTGCAGTGCCATACTTGATACTGGTTTCAGTTATTCCTGGAGCAATAGCTTATTACTTGCCTGAACTACGCAAAGGACATgaatattttttgtactttgcTCTAGTGCTATTTGCATGTATGATGTTGGTTGAGAGCCTAATGATGGTTGTTGCGAGTATAGTGCCTAATTACCTAATGGGCATAATAACTGGTGCTGGAATTCAAGGGCTAATGATATTAGTTGGTGGCTTCTTTAGATTGCCAAATGATCTACCTAAACCATTGTGGAAATACCCATTACATGAGATTGCTTTTCACAAGTATGCTTACCAAGGAATGTTTAAGAATGAGTTTGAAGGAGAAGTATATCCCAATAACAAAGCTGGAGGACCGCCCATCATCACTGGAGAAGAAATTTTGAGAGATTTGTGGCAAGCCGAAATGGGTTATTCTAAGTGGGGCGATCTTGCCGTCTTGCTAGggatgatagctttttatcgACTTATGTTTTTGGGCATCATCAAGGCTAATGAAAAGGTCAAGCCTATGATTAAGGCTTTCATTTCAATGCCTCCTAAGCAAAATACACAAGTTACAGTGAATCCTTCTTCTACACCCTTACATAGAGAGATGATCTAG
- the LOC115968108 gene encoding polyadenylate-binding protein 2-like isoform X1 encodes MEEYEDLDMVNTENTNNTNEAEGVDVDDMKKRLKEMEDEAAALREMQAKVESQMGSAQDPASAAASQANREEVDSRSVFVGNVDYSCTPEEVQQHFQTCGTVNRVTIRTDKYGQPKGYAYVEFLEVEAVELALQLNESQLHGRQLKVTAKRTNVPGMKPHRARRPNPNMRSRSPFIPAPFVFSPYGYGKVPRFRMPMRYSPYF; translated from the exons atggaggaGTACGAGGATCTAGACATGGTTAACACAGAAAACACCAACAACACCAATGAAGCG GAGGGAGTGGATGTGGATGACATGAAGAAACGGTTGAAGGAAATGGAGGATGAAGCGGCTGCACTGCGTGAGATGCAAGCCAAGGTCGAATCCCAGATGGGTTCTGCTCAAG ATCCTGCTAGTGCAGCTGCATCACAGGCAAATCGAGAGGAAGTGGATTCTCGATCAGTTTTTGTTGGCAAT GTGGATTATTCATGTACTCCTGAAGAAGTACAACAGCATTTCCAGACATGTGGTACAGTGAACAGAGTCACTATTCGGACTGACAAGTATGGCCAACCAAAGGGTTATGCTTATGTGGAGTTCCTTGAAGTAGAGGCTGTTGAATTGGCTCTCCAGCTGAATGAATCTCAACTACATGGACGTCAATTAAAG GTGACTGCTAAACGGACCAATGTACCTGGGATGAAACCACATCGTGCTCGTCGACCCAACCCCAATATGCGATCCAGAAGCCCCTTTATACCTGCTCCCTTTGTATTCTCCCCTTATGGATATGG GAAGGTTCCAAGATTCAGAATGCCAATGCGTTACAGTCCATACTTCTGA
- the LOC115968108 gene encoding polyadenylate-binding protein 2-like isoform X2 — MVDYSCTPEEVQQHFQTCGTVNRVTIRTDKYGQPKGYAYVEFLEVEAVELALQLNESQLHGRQLKVTAKRTNVPGMKPHRARRPNPNMRSRSPFIPAPFVFSPYGYGKVPRFRMPMRYSPYF, encoded by the exons ATG GTGGATTATTCATGTACTCCTGAAGAAGTACAACAGCATTTCCAGACATGTGGTACAGTGAACAGAGTCACTATTCGGACTGACAAGTATGGCCAACCAAAGGGTTATGCTTATGTGGAGTTCCTTGAAGTAGAGGCTGTTGAATTGGCTCTCCAGCTGAATGAATCTCAACTACATGGACGTCAATTAAAG GTGACTGCTAAACGGACCAATGTACCTGGGATGAAACCACATCGTGCTCGTCGACCCAACCCCAATATGCGATCCAGAAGCCCCTTTATACCTGCTCCCTTTGTATTCTCCCCTTATGGATATGG GAAGGTTCCAAGATTCAGAATGCCAATGCGTTACAGTCCATACTTCTGA